A section of the Gouania willdenowi unplaced genomic scaffold, fGouWil2.1 scaffold_3_arrow_ctg1, whole genome shotgun sequence genome encodes:
- the prune gene encoding exopolyphosphatase PRUNE1 isoform X2, which produces MEEFLLSCQRAVKMIHDTASFHVVLGNEACDLDSMVSALVYAYFLFKTAGSDAHVLPVMNIRQSELLLRSDSLHLLTRARLSPQHLLFRDQVDLRELQTQGRLTLTLVDHNVLPSSDADLEGAVVEVIDHHLLERQPSPSCCVTVEMVGSCATLVTGRIIQRAPSILDQQVAELLYVVLDCVNMSPAAGKVTHKDSHVISVLETQFPGLPPRGALFTELQDAKFNVTGLNSEQMLLKDMKVVTGSVKVAVCVLYVTLEEFFQRAGLEVELESFCQKLSCDLLLLMSITFTESKEPIRELAVFSLSHAFRKQISQYLMDARQPELSLRPISSPHPHISAYEQGNTLASRKKLLPLVKSFLKEISYDGEEEEYDERAGPPTPMNSLVDGCPLDHGVRVQDLQDHITRMTSDP; this is translated from the exons ATGATCCATGACACCGCATCGTTCCACGTGGTCCTGGGTAACGAGGCCTGTGATCTGGACTCAATGGTGTCGGCGCTGGTTTACGCCTACTTCCTGTTTAAG ACAGCAGGAAGTGACGCCCACGTACTTCCTGTGATGAACATCCGTCagtctgagctgctgctgcgctcAGACAGTCTGCACCTGCTGACACGGGCACGACTTTCTCCACAACACCTGCTGTTCAGAGACCAGGTGGACCTCAGAGAGCTACAGACACAAGGACGACTGACATTGACGCTGGTCGACCACAACGTGCTGCCTAG TTCTGATGCTGACCTAGAGGGGGCAGTAGTGGAGGTGATCGACCACCACCTGCTGGAGAGACAGCCCTCTCCATCTTGCTGCGTTACCGTGGAGATGGTGGGAAGCTGCGCTACCTTGGTAACAGGACGCATCATCCAGAGAGCGCCGAGCATCCTGGACCAACAAGTGGCTGAGCTGCTCTATg TGGTGTTGGATTGTGTCAACATGTCACCTGCAGCAGGTAAAGTTACACACAAAGACAGTCATGTGATCTCAGTGTTGGAGACACAGTTTCCTGGTCTACCTCCGAGGGGCGCTCTGTTCACCGAGCTACAGGACGCCAAATTTAACGTGACAG GTCTGAACTCAGAGCAGATGTTGCTGAAAGACATGAAGGTCGTAACAGGAAGTGTGAAGGtcgctgtgtgtgtgctttacGTCACACTGGAg GAGTTCTTCCAGAGGGCGGGGCTGGAGGTGGAGCTTGAGTCTTTTTGTCAGAAGCTTAGCTGTGATTTGCTGCTTCTAATGTCCATCACGTTCACTGAGAGcaaagagccaatcagagagctggCAGTGTTCAGCCTTAGCCACGCCTTCAGAAAACAG ATCAGCCAATACCTGATGGATGCCCGacagcctgagctcagcctgcGTCCAATCAGCAGCCCCCATCCCCACATCTCAGCCTATGAGCAGG GAAACACCTTGGCATCTCGTAAAAAGCTCCTCCCATTGGTCAAAAGCTTCCTGAAGGAGATCAGTTACgacggggaggaggaggagtatgATGAGAGGGCGGGGCCTCCCACGCCTATGAATAGCCTGGTTGACGGATGTCCTCTGGACCATGGAGTCAGAGTCCAAGACCTGCAGGACCACATCACCAGGATGACCTCTGACCCCTGA
- the bnipl gene encoding bcl-2/adenovirus E1B 19 kDa-interacting protein 2-like protein isoform X3: MELKEEPKDDNFPRSLQQDGDAAQDSQITAGDAEGDPQSPPTDLALSSATEGGAKKRLVAPSLSVTLSEQLTDSFSAAALSSTTDEGLSLDINLETMDTPTDSETDTPDCNELEWEDELPTVGSLSVGEAPCEELIEQDQVDSRGRRWRTFCISGHTFTVDMSVLEPYLQVLSHGGYYGDGTNAIILFTSCYLPENTVEGYDYIMDNLFRYIVGTLDLMVSENYLLVYLCAMAPRNKVPSIKWLRQCYTSIDRRLKKDLKGLLVVHPAWYIRAVITVVRPFISLQQLSQLIPTEALQIPENVRQFDQSLNR; this comes from the exons ATGGAATTGAAGGAAGAGCCAAAAGATGACAACTTTCCCAG gtCCCTCCAACAGGACGGAGACGCTGCTCAGGACTCACAGATCACAGCAGGAGATGCTGAAGGTGATCCTCAAT CCCCGCCCACCGACCTGGCCCTATCAAGTGCGACAGAGGGCGGAGCTAAGAAGCGTCTGGTGGCTCCGTCTCTAAGCGTCACTCTGAGCGAGCAGCTCACTGACAGCTTCTCCGCCGCCGCACTGTCCTCCACCACAGACGAAGGTCTGTCCTTAGACATCAACCTGGAAACCATGGACACGCCCACAGACAGCGAGACAGACACACCGGACTGCAACGAGCTGGAGTGGGAGG ATGAGCTCCCTACGGTGGGCTCCCTGTCAGTCGGTGAGGCTCCCTGTGAGGAGCTGATTGAGCAGGACCAGGTGGACAGCAGGGGGCGCCGCTGGAGGACGTTCTGCATCTCAGGACACACATTCACCGTGGACATGAGCGTCCTGGAGCCGTACCTGCAGGTCCTCTCACACGGAG GTTACTATGGCGATGGGACCAATGCCATCATCCTGTTCACTTCCTGCTACCTGCCAGAGAACACGGTGGAAGGATACGACTACATCATGGACAACTTGTTCAG GTACATAGTGGGGACATTAGACCTGATGGTCTCTGAGAACTACCTGCTGGTCTACCTGTGTGCGATGGCTCCCAGGAACAAAGTTCCGTCCATCAAGTGGCTCCGTCAGTGCTACACCTCTATCGACAGACG CCTGAAGAAGGATCTAAAGGGTCTGCTGGTGGTTCATCCTGCCTGGTACATCAGAGCTGTGATCACTGTGGTCCGACCGTTCAttag CCTTCAGCAGCTCTCACAACTCATTCCTACTGAAGCTCTGCAGATACCAGAGAACGTCAGACA GTTTGATCAGAGCTTGAACAGATGA
- the prune gene encoding exopolyphosphatase PRUNE1 isoform X1 → MEEFLLSCQRAVKMIHDTASFHVVLGNEACDLDSMVSALVYAYFLFKTAGSDAHVLPVMNIRQSELLLRSDSLHLLTRARLSPQHLLFRDQVDLRELQTQGRLTLTLVDHNVLPSSDADLEGAVVEVIDHHLLERQPSPSCCVTVEMVGSCATLVTGRIIQRAPSILDQQVAELLYAAVVLDCVNMSPAAGKVTHKDSHVISVLETQFPGLPPRGALFTELQDAKFNVTGLNSEQMLLKDMKVVTGSVKVAVCVLYVTLEEFFQRAGLEVELESFCQKLSCDLLLLMSITFTESKEPIRELAVFSLSHAFRKQISQYLMDARQPELSLRPISSPHPHISAYEQGNTLASRKKLLPLVKSFLKEISYDGEEEEYDERAGPPTPMNSLVDGCPLDHGVRVQDLQDHITRMTSDP, encoded by the exons ATGATCCATGACACCGCATCGTTCCACGTGGTCCTGGGTAACGAGGCCTGTGATCTGGACTCAATGGTGTCGGCGCTGGTTTACGCCTACTTCCTGTTTAAG ACAGCAGGAAGTGACGCCCACGTACTTCCTGTGATGAACATCCGTCagtctgagctgctgctgcgctcAGACAGTCTGCACCTGCTGACACGGGCACGACTTTCTCCACAACACCTGCTGTTCAGAGACCAGGTGGACCTCAGAGAGCTACAGACACAAGGACGACTGACATTGACGCTGGTCGACCACAACGTGCTGCCTAG TTCTGATGCTGACCTAGAGGGGGCAGTAGTGGAGGTGATCGACCACCACCTGCTGGAGAGACAGCCCTCTCCATCTTGCTGCGTTACCGTGGAGATGGTGGGAAGCTGCGCTACCTTGGTAACAGGACGCATCATCCAGAGAGCGCCGAGCATCCTGGACCAACAAGTGGCTGAGCTGCTCTATg ctgcagTGGTGTTGGATTGTGTCAACATGTCACCTGCAGCAGGTAAAGTTACACACAAAGACAGTCATGTGATCTCAGTGTTGGAGACACAGTTTCCTGGTCTACCTCCGAGGGGCGCTCTGTTCACCGAGCTACAGGACGCCAAATTTAACGTGACAG GTCTGAACTCAGAGCAGATGTTGCTGAAAGACATGAAGGTCGTAACAGGAAGTGTGAAGGtcgctgtgtgtgtgctttacGTCACACTGGAg GAGTTCTTCCAGAGGGCGGGGCTGGAGGTGGAGCTTGAGTCTTTTTGTCAGAAGCTTAGCTGTGATTTGCTGCTTCTAATGTCCATCACGTTCACTGAGAGcaaagagccaatcagagagctggCAGTGTTCAGCCTTAGCCACGCCTTCAGAAAACAG ATCAGCCAATACCTGATGGATGCCCGacagcctgagctcagcctgcGTCCAATCAGCAGCCCCCATCCCCACATCTCAGCCTATGAGCAGG GAAACACCTTGGCATCTCGTAAAAAGCTCCTCCCATTGGTCAAAAGCTTCCTGAAGGAGATCAGTTACgacggggaggaggaggagtatgATGAGAGGGCGGGGCCTCCCACGCCTATGAATAGCCTGGTTGACGGATGTCCTCTGGACCATGGAGTCAGAGTCCAAGACCTGCAGGACCACATCACCAGGATGACCTCTGACCCCTGA
- the bnipl gene encoding bcl-2/adenovirus E1B 19 kDa-interacting protein 2-like protein isoform X2, whose protein sequence is MELKEEPKDDNFPRSLQQDGDAAQDSQITAGDAEAPPTDLALSSATEGGAKKRLVAPSLSVTLSEQLTDSFSAAALSSTTDEGLSLDINLETMDTPTDSETDTPDCNELEWEDELPTVGSLSVGEAPCEELIEQDQVDSRGRRWRTFCISGHTFTVDMSVLEPYLQVLSHGGYYGDGTNAIILFTSCYLPENTVEGYDYIMDNLFRYIVGTLDLMVSENYLLVYLCAMAPRNKVPSIKWLRQCYTSIDRRLKKDLKGLLVVHPAWYIRAVITVVRPFISEKFSRKLRFVHSLQQLSQLIPTEALQIPENVRQFDQSLNR, encoded by the exons ATGGAATTGAAGGAAGAGCCAAAAGATGACAACTTTCCCAG gtCCCTCCAACAGGACGGAGACGCTGCTCAGGACTCACAGATCACAGCAGGAGATGCTGAAG CCCCGCCCACCGACCTGGCCCTATCAAGTGCGACAGAGGGCGGAGCTAAGAAGCGTCTGGTGGCTCCGTCTCTAAGCGTCACTCTGAGCGAGCAGCTCACTGACAGCTTCTCCGCCGCCGCACTGTCCTCCACCACAGACGAAGGTCTGTCCTTAGACATCAACCTGGAAACCATGGACACGCCCACAGACAGCGAGACAGACACACCGGACTGCAACGAGCTGGAGTGGGAGG ATGAGCTCCCTACGGTGGGCTCCCTGTCAGTCGGTGAGGCTCCCTGTGAGGAGCTGATTGAGCAGGACCAGGTGGACAGCAGGGGGCGCCGCTGGAGGACGTTCTGCATCTCAGGACACACATTCACCGTGGACATGAGCGTCCTGGAGCCGTACCTGCAGGTCCTCTCACACGGAG GTTACTATGGCGATGGGACCAATGCCATCATCCTGTTCACTTCCTGCTACCTGCCAGAGAACACGGTGGAAGGATACGACTACATCATGGACAACTTGTTCAG GTACATAGTGGGGACATTAGACCTGATGGTCTCTGAGAACTACCTGCTGGTCTACCTGTGTGCGATGGCTCCCAGGAACAAAGTTCCGTCCATCAAGTGGCTCCGTCAGTGCTACACCTCTATCGACAGACG CCTGAAGAAGGATCTAAAGGGTCTGCTGGTGGTTCATCCTGCCTGGTACATCAGAGCTGTGATCACTGTGGTCCGACCGTTCAttag TGAGAAGTTCAGCAGGAAGCTTCGTTTTGTTCACAGCCTTCAGCAGCTCTCACAACTCATTCCTACTGAAGCTCTGCAGATACCAGAGAACGTCAGACA GTTTGATCAGAGCTTGAACAGATGA
- the bnipl gene encoding bcl-2/adenovirus E1B 19 kDa-interacting protein 2-like protein isoform X1 — MELKEEPKDDNFPRSLQQDGDAAQDSQITAGDAEGDPQSPPTDLALSSATEGGAKKRLVAPSLSVTLSEQLTDSFSAAALSSTTDEGLSLDINLETMDTPTDSETDTPDCNELEWEDELPTVGSLSVGEAPCEELIEQDQVDSRGRRWRTFCISGHTFTVDMSVLEPYLQVLSHGGYYGDGTNAIILFTSCYLPENTVEGYDYIMDNLFRYIVGTLDLMVSENYLLVYLCAMAPRNKVPSIKWLRQCYTSIDRRLKKDLKGLLVVHPAWYIRAVITVVRPFISEKFSRKLRFVHSLQQLSQLIPTEALQIPENVRQFDQSLNR, encoded by the exons ATGGAATTGAAGGAAGAGCCAAAAGATGACAACTTTCCCAG gtCCCTCCAACAGGACGGAGACGCTGCTCAGGACTCACAGATCACAGCAGGAGATGCTGAAGGTGATCCTCAAT CCCCGCCCACCGACCTGGCCCTATCAAGTGCGACAGAGGGCGGAGCTAAGAAGCGTCTGGTGGCTCCGTCTCTAAGCGTCACTCTGAGCGAGCAGCTCACTGACAGCTTCTCCGCCGCCGCACTGTCCTCCACCACAGACGAAGGTCTGTCCTTAGACATCAACCTGGAAACCATGGACACGCCCACAGACAGCGAGACAGACACACCGGACTGCAACGAGCTGGAGTGGGAGG ATGAGCTCCCTACGGTGGGCTCCCTGTCAGTCGGTGAGGCTCCCTGTGAGGAGCTGATTGAGCAGGACCAGGTGGACAGCAGGGGGCGCCGCTGGAGGACGTTCTGCATCTCAGGACACACATTCACCGTGGACATGAGCGTCCTGGAGCCGTACCTGCAGGTCCTCTCACACGGAG GTTACTATGGCGATGGGACCAATGCCATCATCCTGTTCACTTCCTGCTACCTGCCAGAGAACACGGTGGAAGGATACGACTACATCATGGACAACTTGTTCAG GTACATAGTGGGGACATTAGACCTGATGGTCTCTGAGAACTACCTGCTGGTCTACCTGTGTGCGATGGCTCCCAGGAACAAAGTTCCGTCCATCAAGTGGCTCCGTCAGTGCTACACCTCTATCGACAGACG CCTGAAGAAGGATCTAAAGGGTCTGCTGGTGGTTCATCCTGCCTGGTACATCAGAGCTGTGATCACTGTGGTCCGACCGTTCAttag TGAGAAGTTCAGCAGGAAGCTTCGTTTTGTTCACAGCCTTCAGCAGCTCTCACAACTCATTCCTACTGAAGCTCTGCAGATACCAGAGAACGTCAGACA GTTTGATCAGAGCTTGAACAGATGA